The Pleurodeles waltl isolate 20211129_DDA chromosome 7, aPleWal1.hap1.20221129, whole genome shotgun sequence genome contains the following window.
taataataaataattgaaatgggtatatatttttttttgttgagttgcctaataattatgcacagtaatagtcacctgcacacacagatatccccctaacatagctaaaactaaaaacaaactaaaaactacttccaaaaatattcagctttgatattaatgagttttttgggttcattgagaacatggttgttgttcaataataaaatgaatcctcaaaaatacaacttgcctaataattctgcactccctgtatatcctcATTACATCAAAGCTCTAAAACAAATTTCATCCTGTGTTACTGAATAAACTTAATTTGGATAGTTTCCTCCataacaatgcttaatttgtgcactTGTTTGTGAAGGCTGGCgctcatttttctgcctcaagcatttactgcgagcaaaagacacatatgggaaagacggaggaagagaaaaaaacgaaaaagcggcacaaagaggaaaagaagaaatctgcaggagtgggttgaagggacagggagtggctttaaatggattgaagaggcccaagagggcttcaggattgcgctcccttagtattccatgttcacacatttaattgcagcagccgcgtgtttaaccccttctgtgcccaggacgtaatggttacgtcctgcggcacagtgctcgtgtgcccaggacgtaaccattacgtcctgggcacagagcccagagggagtgctagcgatccctctgtggggttcctccccacccccccaacgcaGGGATggaagtggggagcgaccccttaggcaagggtcgctcccctagggggcaaattatatttaggccatttctgcctttggggacagattggcctatttttatgagtgcaatctgcccccaagggggagtgaaaccactagacaccagggaggttttttttttccgtgaatttcacgcaaggggagcgacccaataggcaagggtcgttcccctggggccaaatttattttaggccatttctgcccccctggggggcagatcagcctattttaattaggccgatctgcccccacgggggcagaaaccactaggcaccgtggatttttgttgttgttgttgttttacagatggggagcgaccccttaggcaagggtcactcccctggggggcaaattgtatttagaccatttctgccccccctgggggcagatcagccgattttaggtcaatctttccacaaggggggcagaaaccactaggcaccagggatctttttttggtgccaatgtcacgcaaggggagcgaccccgtaggcaagggtcgctccccgggggggtggggaggcggggggcagggtggcaaatacattttaggccatttctgcccccccaagggcagatcggcctattgttattagggatacatttttgggggatttttttgttttgttttgttttgttttttagaggtggggagagaccccttaggcaagggtcgctacccggggggggaggggcacatttattttaggccttttctgccctctccccacccccccgggtcagatcggcctattgctattaggccgatctgcccccaggggggggcagaagcctctaagcGCAAGGAATAAAACaaaattgggttttttgtttttgttttgttttttagaggtggggagcaaccccttaggcaagggtcgctccccgggggagggggggcaaatttattttaggccttttctgctccccctgggggtagatcggcctattgttattaggccgatctgcccctaggtgtggcagaaacctctaggcgccagggataaaaaaaaatgtttgtttttttgtttgttttgttttttagaggtggggagcgaccccttagtcaagggtcgctcccctggggggcaatttgtatttagaccatttctgccacccttggggcagatcggacgatttttgttaggccaatctgcccccatgggggcagaaaccacttaggcaccagggattggtgtgtgtgtatgcgtgtgttttctttaggggggcagccccttgggtaagggtcgctccccatgggggcacattactgttggccatgggcctatttttggaaggcccatctgcccccaaggggagggcagaaagccaaccagaggccagggaagtttttttttcaaaaataagagggtgggggtatggccatacccccaccccaaataaatggggccaaagttgttctgcccaccagtgggcagatggggcaattacccctgatccacaccccggggggggcagaaagactactagatgccagggaatttaaaaaaaacaaaaaatattggggtggtggctaccaaccagtatgggccaggttacgcccccacctcaactgaagggggtaacagtctttcagctctcccccgcactctaaaacatcttatcccacagcaagcaagaagacatttgattatttggggttttagttttacattgagagcttggcttactctcaaaatcgtcccacttggaatggtgagggctgcactttgggatgctgccatgtagaaaaatccacaagacctagacacatctgaaaactaaacatctgggtgattccagggtggtgtgtttcacatgcaccccgcaccatttttgaacccaccatcccctgcaaacctccaactttgctggaaatcacacatttttcccacgtttttgtgatgaaccttccggaatctgcaggaatccacaaaattcctaccacccagcattgtctcatctataccaataaaaattctgctgcacttgtcagcctaaaaatgttttttttgcaaactgcccttttggaccccctttgttccccctcaatatcgacatgtttttggctcttccctttcacaagcacttggcccgcctacacaaatgaggtatcatttttaccaggagactgaggggaacattgggtggtatgaaatgtgtcccattgcggtgatcccacacagaaatgtgggaaaaatttgattttttagctaaatttgaaagtttgctgaggattctgggtaagaaaacattgggggatccacgcaagtcacacctcactggactcccttgggtgtctagttttcagaaatgtctgggtttggtaggtttccctagaaggctgctgagcccagtatcaaaaacgcaggtgcccccctgcaaaaacaggtagttttgtatttgataattttgatgtgtccacattgtgttttggggtatttcctttcgtgggcgctaggcctacccacacaagtgaggtaccatttttatcgggagacttgggggaacgctgggtggaaggaaatttgtggctcctctcagattccagaactttctgtcaccgaaattagatgaaaaagtgttttttctgggcaaattatgaggtttgcaaaggattctgggtaacagaacctggtcagagccccacaagtcactccatttagaattcccctaggtgtctagttttcaaaaatgcggtggtttgctaggtttccccaggtgccggctgagctataggccaaaatccacaggtaagcactttgtaaaaaacacctctgttttctgtggaaaaatgtgatgtgtccacgttgtgttttgggccatttccttttgctggcgctaggcctacgcacacaagtgaggtaccatttttatcgggagacttgggggaacgctgggtggaaggacatttgtggctcctctcagattccagaactttctgtcactgcaatgagaggaaaaagtgttttttgggccaaattttgaggtttgcaaaggattctgggtaacagaacctggtcagagccccacaagtcaccccatcttggattcccctaggtatctagttttcagaaatgcgctggtttgctaggtttccccaggtgccggctgagctagaggccaaaatccacagttaggcactttgcaaaaaacagctctgttttctttgtgaaaatgtgatgtgtccacgttgtgttttggggcatttcctgttgcgggtgctaggcctatccacgcaagtgaggtaccatttttatcgggagacgtgggggaacacagaatagcaaaacaagtgttattgccccttgtctttctctacattttttccttccaaatgtaagacagagtgtaaaaaagccctgtaattcacatgctagtatgggcaccccggaattcagagatgtgcaaataaccactgcttctcaacaccttatcctgtggccattttggaaatacaaattttTTCTTGgtacttatttttcactttttatatttcagcaaattaattcctgtatacccggtatagaataaaaatccattgcaaggtgcagctcatttattggctctgggtacctagggttcttgatgaacctaccagccctatatatccccgcaaccagaagagtccagcggatgtaacggtatattgctttaaaaaatctgacatcgcaggaaaaagttacagagtaaaacgtggagaaaaatggctgtttttttcacctcaatttcaatatttattttatttcagctgttgttttctgtaggaaacacttgtaggatctactcaaatgaccccttgctgaattcagatttttgtctacttttcagaaatgtttcgctctctgggatccagcattggtttctcacccatttcggtcactaactggaaggaggctgaaagcacaaaaaatagtaaaaatggggtatgtcccagtaaaatgtcaaaattgtatttaaaaattgggttttctaattcaagtctgcctgttcctgaaagctgggaagatggtaatcttgccaccgcaaaccctttgttgatgccattttcagggaaaaaacccacAGGCcgaccttctgcagcccttttttcgcatttaaaaaaaaaaaaaaaaaaacaattcactgtattttggccaatctcttggtctccttcaggggaatccacaaagtctgggtacctctagaatccctaggatgttggaaaaaaaggacgcaaatttggcgtgggtagcttatgtgaacaaaaagttatgagggcctaagcgcggacttccccaaatagccaaaaaaagtctcgccacaggaggggaaaaggcctggcagcgaaggagttaagaggagggctttgggcaccggcacgtttttatcgaCATATTAAGCATTGCTCCATACTTTATCGTTAATATCATATATCTACAAGTTGCCCAAGTTGCCAAATTTTTCCAGCACTTAAGAAAATCGAACACCTTGTGATCTCTAACCATTTTAAAGAACTACTCAAATGCTAATATTATCCTGACCATGGCTGGCAACTCCATCTCGGAGGGTGTTTGTTGCTTCTCTCTCACACTAGTCGAAACTGTTCTGCAGCTCACATCCTGATACTTTTTTTTACAAGAGAAGATTTTATCTCATTCCCCCAATTTTCTGTGGCTTATGGTGGCTTCCAGAAGTGGAATGCTTTTACCTGATTCGTTTTATAAGGTTCTCAGTGGCAATCTTGAGATCAGAGGCTGGTGCAATGACCACTGGTCCAGTTATATGTTGTTGCCTGGTTATGCCCTGACGCAGGGTGAAACTTCTACTGCTTCTCTGAGCAATTTGATATCCTTTGCATTTGGTCACCCTACGTAGTGGTCTAGATTACCCTCCCCTGTCCCTGGATTGAATTAAATGTCCTATGTATCAATGCATTGATAGCTTGTTCATCCCCAACAGAGTTATCAGATGGCCTCCTCATTTAAATTAATTGAGGAGACTTTGGGTAGACTGGGACCTTGTTGAATGTATCATAAATTAATGTAAAGTTCAAGAATATTACACATAGTTACCACAGGTGCAACTCATTGTGAACATTAGAAAAACATTTAACAGTAAGTGCTTTGCAAACAATACCTCTTTATTCGGCATTTGTGTTACCTGTAGCTGACTGTGAACATTTCCCCTTGTGTCTGGATGGTATTTGCAACATGGAGAAATGGGCTGCCTACTGAAGACTACCCATTTCCCCACttcttcttcccttctgttctttgtTTTATGGTCTGTCGATGGCAGTGCATAGAGTTTCCCTGTAGGGCAGCATCCTGGAATGTGTGCCTGGCCTCTTTACTTTGCTAGAGGTCTTTGCCAGGGATTCTGTGAAAGGAACTTCCCAGACTCCTCTCTTTGGAGGGAAACACCAACCTAGCTTGAGAGGCTCAACGTTTCAGCTCTTGGTTGCATCTGACACTGATTGGCAGGGGATATCTGCCCAACTGCCTCACTCTTGGAAAATAAGCTGGAGCTACCCTGCCATCCTTATGGATCACTTATTCCTGCCGGACGCCAGATGCCTATTATTCCTTCAGCAGTTTTGAAAGCAATGGACGACTCGCTAGCTtgctttttatgtgtttatttctgaGATTGAATGTTTCAATTGTAAATGTGATGTCATTGTTACTGTACTTCATTAAATGGGAGTTCTATCTTACTTTTAAATCTTGTTCTGCTGATGTGAATCAGAGCAGATTGGTATGTTCCCCAGTGGAAGATTTCTTCCAATGTTGCGGAGATTCATGGGTCAGTTCCAAGATTAAAATAATGGCTGGTGACATACGAGTTCGGGGAAGTCCAGCCTCATTTGGAAACAGTTTCTTTTATTGTGGCCTCCATATTCATTTgctattttttccttttccttctcagTCCAGCTGCAGTTTTACGCGGAAAGCGTGGGCGAGGTGTACATAAAGagcctggagacaggccagtactTGGCGATGGACAGCGACGGGCGGTTATACGCATCTGTAAGTATGAGGTTGGCATAGTGAGGGACATTCAGAGGGTTTGAGGACTCCAGAATAGCCCAGTTATGAGTAATGCTGACCACACAGAAGCAGTTAGACCCTGCCTAAAGGTTCTGCTCTAAATTGTGACCCTGCGCTGCCTTATATTAGAGACCCACAGAGCAGAAAGAAGCTGTTATGTTCTGAATATTTGTTGAGCAGCAACTTGGGCCAGTTCATAGTTTTCAGAGTTCCAGTAAGGCCCACCCATTCTCCTGTCCGCCATCTTATGTGAATTATGTTTGATATTGAGGCAGTCCATGAGTGTTTTCATGCCAGTAATTCAAGGCATGCTGGACATATGCATTTCATAAAGGGTTAAATAATGTTATTATTTCAGGTAGGGATTTTTATGAGCAATCCCCACTTCCTAAAATTCTTCAAAGGCATAGCAATCACACCACACATTCGGGAACTTTACTGGCGCCCAATACACAATcaagctcaattcaaactccttacacagacattcaaggcactacacaactcagaccccacctacctgaacagtcaaaTCTTCTTTCACCACACCCATtcccttacatcactcctaaagcgcggaccagcctcccactccacatcagagccgcctcctctcttcttgaattctgtaagaaactgaagacctggctcttcaattaaCCAAACTACCATTGGTAGGACTATGCACACACTCCTGCTCAATACCAGGATACCCATGTGGGTGATAGTGCGCtttgcaaatacacataacataacaatgttTTTTACATCCCAGAGCATGCCTGAGCCTAAATTTACTGAGGGCTTCCCAGGCAGTGGTATGGTACACTTCAATTTTGTGGCTCCTGCAGAATTTCTTTGATGCTAAGTATATCAGTGTAatgctttgtgttgctttgcacTACGGGGGCACCTGTGCAGATCTTCAGTGAGTAACCCCCTAGGAACGGAACAGGCAACCAGTAAGAAACCTCTGATGCATCACAAATGTTATATAGTGGAGCAATTTGTCGAAGATTGAATCATTTTAGACTAGCAAATATGGCTGTTGCCCCAGGCCTGCCTTATTTGTATTGAACTTGTGGAATGTTTTggtttatttctactttttttgatatttttattgaaaacTTGCAGCACAGTACAGCACGTGAGCACAACATCAAGCACTATACACTTTATCAATGTGCATATCTTACATATAGATCTAAAACGTTATCTAATAATAATATGAACCAAGTTACCCAGATGAATACTTTTTCCTATTATATTGATACATCAATGACGGAGCATACATCACCTTTCAACTCATAGAATGAACATCAGTGTCATCTTGTTGTAGTAGATAAATATGAGAGGGTCCTAAAAATCCCTGGTAGAATATCTAGGATGCAATTCCACAGCATTTATTATGACTTGGTCGCTACAAACAAATCATATCTTGTTTACAGTGATTATGTCCAGGTATGACCGTTGCATCCAGAGCATGGCAGCTTACCTGCTTGCCAGCAGGAGCGCCATCAAAGTGATCCGCTGCGTCTTTTTAGGTATATCCATGGTGGCAGCCAGTGGGCCATGGACGGTGAAGGAGACAAGGAGGCTCCTCCTATAGCACTTAACAGTTCAAACACTTTAGGTGAACGATACACAGGAGAGATATATAAGAGGAAGAGCAAGAAGTGAGAGGAAGACTGAGGGAGATGGAGAAAGAAGGAGTGGGACCAGAATACTTTTTGGAGAGAGCCGGGGATCATGTGAGGTGTGGGAGGAAACCTGATAGGATGAGGGCAGAGGTGTTTACACCAACATTGCAAGAAGCACATGGGGAACTAAGAGGAAAAAAAACCACTCAAAGGAACACACTGCCTGCCAAGGCTAAGGAGACACCAGCATGCCACTGTCATTCAGTGGTCGTTTACAGCCATGCATTTGTCTTTGATTGGATCTTACCTCAGcgataaaaaagaataaaatgtaagTGAGTCAAAATAGAGACTCCAGGATGAGCAGGGTGTGAAAGTGAGCCGAAATCAAAGTGGAGTGTGGCTAGGTGCAAAGGCGGCAGACTCGGGTGAATTAAATGAGGTTATCAACAGGTGCCACCGACTGAGATTGAATCCTCAGTCACAGCAAGTGGCACAAGGGGTTTTCCATCCTAGAGTCCTGAAGAAGTACACCCCTTTAAAAGCAGCCGGCCCTCAGGCTTCCCTAAGTCTGCAAGGGCCCACGCAGGGAACACTTTTATATGAGTCCTTAAATCTTTCATCTGTTCTCGACTTCGAGCGTGAGTCGTCAGATGCCACAACCTCGTCCCATTTCTTAAAACAGAAACAGACACGTGCCTTATTGTGTTGGGGTTTTACCGAAGCAAACACCCGCCAAAGCGAAGTGCACTGCTACCCAGCGCTTCCAAACCCCGTTCAGACGGGTTTAATgccagaaaaagccaaaaaacgctGTCAACGAGGTGCCGGGAAGTATAGACTTCCTCAGATTGCAAGGTATAAAATAGGGCTTTCGGCGGTGGAACATTTGAACTATTTTGAGACTGGCTGGTTAGCCTGCTTCCCCCCGTAAATCtgagattttgattttgatttattcTGGGGAAATTGACACATAACGAGTTAATATATCGGCCCGGTATCTTTATGCACAGTGCTGGGGCAATACTGAAAGGCGCTTCACAAAGCAAAGCAGCGCAAACAAGAACGTTCATCAGCTTTCTGCTGCTAACGGATTTGAGCTGCAAAGATGGTTGCAAGTAAGTACGACACCAAGCATACGCGGTGTCAAGCAAAAGCAACCACCTTTTAAGGAGCCATAGTGGGGCAGCAATAGCATAAAAATATCCGAGGAATACGCGCAAAGCCAAATCTTATCTAGAGTGTTCTGGCCCTGCATCAAATCTGAAATCCTAATTCTGAATGTAACCGGGCGCTAATAAAGGGCACGCAGAATATCACTTTATGTGTGCATGCATAACTGAAACTAGACATTTTAATTGGGGTACTCTTGGACAGTTGTCATCGTGTTTAAATTTGTACTCTAGGGTGTACTTCGAGTAAGGTTCTCCGACTACACATTTCTTTAGTGGAAGTGAGCCGATTGTTTAATCGGTACTTCATTCTTAATGAATGTAGAGGGCACGATTTTTCTGCACTAGTGCGACACAGCACTGTAGATTTTCAATCGCAATGCGTTGCAGGAGTTTGCTCGCCAACACAATTATTTAAACTGAGGTATTTTTTGCCCAAATGTGAAAAGCAGATGCACCTTCCAGGGTCACCAATTTTTTGTGTGAAAGAAGCCATTCACTCTTATAATTTTAAAGGTGGCCACTTTAGACCACAAAGAAAACATGTAGGCCTAGGGCTAAAGCAAAACACACTGACTACAAAATGGTCGCCAGCCAGCTGGCCACCAAGGGCAAGGGTAATTAAATGCAACAGCTTCCAAATTGTTAGGTGTAGAAATGTCTCATTTCCTTTCTCAAAATGGTAACTGAAACTGCCAGTTGAAGTAAAACACCAAAAAATGCTTAGATGATGTACGGTCACTTATTGGGCTCGATAGCATACAAACCAAAGACCTCAAAGCAAAACGCCCCATGATCACATGCAGTTCTGTTAAAGCGTATTAATAGGATCTTCTAGTTTTCAAGATGTTAAAATTAAAACTTTGAAACTTAGGCATAGTAGCTTAATAGAGTTAACAAGATTGGGGGGAAAAAGAGCAAATACACatgtatcaaaaatattttttatcttaCGTGTCAACTTAAAGGGTTTATCCACACATCTGGAATTTTGCTCACTGCCTTCCAATGGGTTATTATTGAAATCCCCTGAAGTCCCTGTTCAAATCCATATTTTAGATCCAGGAGTATCAACGATCGTTTTCAAGTAAGCTTAGTGAGCATAATTTTCTACATTTATCTGCATAAATCAAGTTGTCTTTGAAATGTCCACATCCTTGTAGGTAGAAGCCAATTCACAATCATAGTCGAGTCAGGGTTTCTCCAAATAGCATTTTAATCAGTAacacactccaattcaccccacagtTTAATGGACGGAATGCAAATGTGTACTTTCTTAAATAAATACCAGGCAAATCGACAGAAGAAAATCAAAGACTGTTGGGCTAATATTGCTGACCGACAGTACCATTCCTGGTAACTGAGTGCATACTTTTGTTTGCATTGCTACTGTATGCGTTAAGTGGTTTAATGCAGTTGCTTACATCCACTGCCGccttaaatattttgttttatttttttagcagtcACCAAACGAGGAATGCCTTTTCTTGGAGAGACTGGAGGAGAATCATTACAACACTTACAAGTCCAAGATGCATGCCGATAAAGACTGGTTTGTTGGTATCAAGAAGAATGGAAAGACCAAGCCTGGGTCGCGAACCCACTTTGGACAAAAAGCCATACTCTTCCTTCCACTGCCTGTATCGAGTGATTAAGGGATGCCTCCCACAGGTGACATTGAAGATCGTCCTTCTATCAGAAGGTGAACTCGCCAGTTTGAACCTTCTCAACAGTTGACACCTAGAACTTTCTTTGCACACATATTTCCAGTGTTCCAGTGGACCCTTTTGTTTCATACAGAAATTTGTATAAATTCCAAAATGGAAGTGAAGAGTTAATGTGTTTCTGAGAGCAAGGAGATCCTATTGGTTGAACAGGCATTGTCTCATTGACAATGGGCACTTCTCATGTTCATGAAGGTTATTTTTATGTTAGTGATGATTTATAGAAAGCAAAGAAACACTACCAAAGTGTCTGTAGCTAACCCTATCACAATACTATAGACTGCAGTGGTGGAAGGATAACGTAATACATATAGCCACAAATGTTCACCTGCTCTGTCGTCAACCCATTGCTACAGCCCTTAATGTGATGAATGTCTATGGTGTGTTTAAACCTCCTAAAACGTCTTTGTCTTCCTACATCCTTATTTAACACATATGGGAAGATGAAGAGTGGTATTGGTCTGGTCTCCGGTCACTGAAGCTGGAGTGCGCTGATCGCTGATGTGAGCAAACTATGAGCAAAAAGGAGATATTGTAGTCAGTCCAAAGAGATGGAGGATCAGTCAGTTTGTGGTTTCAGTCTAGTTCCAGTAGTCAGATGCCTTGTCCACTAAAACCATTGTTTGGCTCCAATTGATGTCCAGACTGTCAGTAGTAACAAAGAGTGCAGTGACCGATTCAACTGACATTTGGGCGTCACttgtctctctccctagcaggaaccttGCCTTCTGTGGGGAGGTTTAAGAAGAACACAATTCAGTGGAGGAACCATTTTAAGTTGCCTTCAACCCAGCATGTGTCATGTGCACAAAACATCCTCTTTAGTGTCTGTAGAAGCATTGAGAGTCAATTCACTTCACTGTACGAGACTAGACTCTCGCACTCACGTAAAGAGATTTAGTAGCGAAGACTAATGGTACCAGGCTAGAGCTGCTGCATCAGAGCCTACAAGTTACTTTCAGGCAGTTTGAGGAGTGTCCGATGAAGCTGTAAGATGGTATTTTCATTGTGGTTCGAGCCAACTGCCCATCGCCTTGATTGTGTTACATGGGACCAGGAGTGAAACCCGGTCGACAATGTAAGGATATATATATCAAGAATGAAAAAATCACAAGTAATATTTATGAACATAGCCAACAAAACAAACTAAGAAGATATAAATGTGAATACGTACATATCATGGATCACTGATAGATCTTTTGTTTGAAAACCACTGTGGTAGATCACCACACACACAGTTCACTAGCAAGGCCAGGGGTGACTAATTCAAATGTACGAGTGCCAGATTTGTGCAGGGTTTTCAGGATATTCACATAAAATGTATTCGCATCCAGTGGATCTAATGGGAACTAAGTTACATAGCCAGTATTTGTCCTGAAGCCGGCCCTCCTAGACCTATGTTGGATGCCTCAAAGAGAGGTATCGATAATGACATGGACGTTCTGAGAAAGCCATTATGAATGGCGTCCTCGCTGTGTAGGAACACTCTGCCTATAATGGAAGCCACATGCATTGCTCCTGTGCAAAGTGATGATCTGCTCAATACCTGTTGAAAACAAAGTAAGACTGCTAGTGTTGGC
Protein-coding sequences here:
- the FGF1 gene encoding fibroblast growth factor 1, which gives rise to MAEGEITTFAALTERFNLPNGNYQKPKLLYCSNGGHFLRILPDGKVDGTRDRSDPYIQLQFYAESVGEVYIKSLETGQYLAMDSDGRLYASQSPNEECLFLERLEENHYNTYKSKMHADKDWFVGIKKNGKTKPGSRTHFGQKAILFLPLPVSSD